The following proteins are encoded in a genomic region of Plectropomus leopardus isolate mb unplaced genomic scaffold, YSFRI_Pleo_2.0 unplaced_scaffold6389, whole genome shotgun sequence:
- the LOC121939862 gene encoding phospholipase D1-like — MPAVFKIELKHGEFTWLVKKKEKHFMDLHRELRTYKTFMRLPLPSRSHTIKRQTATGEARQMPNLPRGGGDELVREEQVSSRRKQLEDYLNRLLKMPMYRNYHTTMEFIDVSQLSFIHDLGPKGL, encoded by the exons ATGCCGGCGGTGTTTAAGATCGAGCTGAAGCACGGGGAGTTCACGTGGCTGgtgaagaagaaggagaaacacTTCATGGACCTCCACAGAGAGCTCAGGACCTACAAGACCTTCATGAGGCTGCCGCTGCCGTCACGCAG TCACACGATAAAGCGGCAGACGGCGACCGGCGAGGCGAGGCAGATGCCGAACCTccccagaggaggaggagacgagcTGGTCAGAGAGGAGCAAGTCTCCAGTCGCAGG AAACAACTGGAAGATTACTTGAACAGGCTGCTGAAGATGCCGATGTACAGGAACTACCACACCACG ATGGAGTTCATTGATGTCAGCCAGCTCTCCTTTATCCACGATCTGGGACCAAAAGGCCT